The following nucleotide sequence is from Trifolium pratense cultivar HEN17-A07 linkage group LG2, ARS_RC_1.1, whole genome shotgun sequence.
ATTCGACCCTTACTaatagttagttggtttagtggtgattgacgctggacTTAGCAGAGAGGATCACAAGAGAAGGTTAAAACCACTTTATGCTagaactgacccccaaaccaTATTAGACGGTTCAGTGGGCTAGATACTTgtggtgaaaagaaaaaaacgaCTCTTGAGGCCTATCCGAACGATTATTCAACTAATTGAAGaggttatatattttaaaagacATGGGGTGGGATAGGTAGCCCAACTAGTTGAGCTATGAGTTAAGGAGCAGGAGGTTCAGGGTTCAAGTTctgacaaaaaagaaaaaactaacataacattgtaatactaaagttgcttattaaaaaaaataaaaaaaaattataattgctattcaattaagacaatgatttttgttttcttttaaggACAATAATCTGCGGTAATTAATAAATTGGAACTAGTAACGCTTAGAAGAGATGACACATCTATTTTCTAGCCTAACCAAGGTCGAGTTCGATCCACAACTTGAGTATATAGCAATGTTAAAATTCTTAGGTAGAGTTTATCGCCTATTTAGATCTCATAAGACTCAATAGATTAATCTCTACCGTTGCATGCAGATGATATcggtagggatggcaatttgacccatacccagagggtacccgcaaaaattacccacaacgggtagggtaaaaacccgcattttgggtacgggcacgggtatgagtaattacccgcaaaaatgaacgggtaagggtgcgggtacgggtaccttagtacacactccgccccatacccgcataatatatatttatttattttatttatattattatattataatatatgtaaatcaatttaaaacaatacaactctactaaactattacatatttttaataaaaatatttatttataacataatataaaaataatgtgaatatttaacataaatatgaactttaacataaagttagtaataattttgtttataattttcattagtcaatattaaaatctttgaaatttttgtaattctattaaaattatatgatattttataattgatcaatttatttttagtaaaaatgcgggtaacgggtacgggtatgggtacctaggtacccatagggtatggggacgggggcaaaagttaTTACccatgcgggtatggggatgggtacgggtattttttcaatctgcgggtatggggatgggtactatagtaccctacccataccctacccattgccatccctagatATCGGGTTATGttcgaaaaaataataataaatgtatttaaagaattgaaaatgagcttatatttaaggacaaattttatctttaaaagaGTGTTTATAATTAGGACAGAGGGAGTAACATTTTATGGCGGCCGTAACGACGTTTTGTCGCGGCCATATCAGCATTTTGGCGGATTTTTTTTACCTGACATAAATGGTGAAATACATTAACAGTAACTACTTATATCATTTTGTCGCGGCCATTTTCGCGATAACGaactgcttttttttttaaaccttaGTCTagaaaaaatggaaagaaagagTGAAAAGGTGTAAATTTGGATGTAAGAATATAATGATACGTGAGCACAAAAATAGAAGGTTCGAAAAGGCAGAACGGCGCCGAAATAGAAGGTTATATTTAGAGCCAATGAAAAGACAGTATTATACACACACACAGTCACAGCACAGCAGAGTCACAGTATAATAATCTCTCTACCCTTTACCCATTCCCAagactcactcactcactctaACAACCCCTAACCTCGATTTCCGTTCCTTTTCTctcccaaaaaacaaaaacaaaaaaaaacaccatcATCATGGAATCTCGCAAATTAGCGGCGCTACTTTCTTCCTTAGTTTCTCAACTCCTCTTAATCCTTCTCCTCATTTTCCCTCCCAATTCTCTCCACCCTAATTCCTTCCACTCCAATTCCACCGATTCCACAACTTTCTCTCTCATCCATCACTTCCTCTTTTCTCAACAAACCGCCGTCACAACCACCCTCTCCCGCAAACGTAAACGCCCCAAACACCACCACCGTCTCATCCCTAACCCTGATTGGTTCCCTAATACCTTCCTCATGACCTCTTCAACGTTCGAATGGTTAACCAATTTACTCGAACCACTTCTTGAATGTCGTGATCCTTCTTACCTTTTCCCTCTTAACCTCTCCGCCGGTGTTCGTCTCGGTATCGGTCTCTTCCGTCTCGCTAACGGTTCTGATTATACCCAAATTTCTAATCAATTTAACGTTCCTGTTTCTGCAGCCAAATTCTGTGTTAAACAACTCTGTAGAGTCCTCTGTACCAATTTTCGTTTCTGGATTTCCTTCCCTAACGGAAACGAGGAGCTTAAATCCGTTGCACAAAATTTCGAATCACTCTCTGGTTTGCCTAATTGTTCCGGCGTTGTTTTCTGCTCTCGctttgaaatttcatcttcATCACCATCATCCCAACAACACCAGCAAAAACAATCCACAATTGCAGCTCAGATAGTTGTTGATTCCACATGCAGAATTCTCAGCATTGCCGCCGGGTTTTTCGGTCATAGAACTGATTCTACCATTCTTAAAGGTTCCAGTTTGTTTAATGATATAGAAGAAGGAAATCTTTTGAATGATTCTTCTGTTAAAGGGGTTAATCAGTATTTGATTGGTGATTCTGAGTATCCTTTACTTCCTTGGCTTATGGTACCTTTTGCTGATAATGTGACTGTTTCTGGTTCTGTGGAAGAGAATTTCAATGCTGCTCATGAACTAATGCGGATTCCGGCTTTTAAAACTGATGCTAGTTTGAGGAAATGGGGTGTTCTCAGTCGGCCTGTTTGCGAGGAAATTAAGATGGCTGTGGCTTATATCGGTGCTTGTTCGATTCTTCATAATAGTTTGTTGATGAGGGAGGATTTTTCTGCTTTGGTTAGTGATTTTGAACATGAGAGGAAAAGTGTGAATCCTTTTGTATTGGAGGATGATCCTTTAAAGACTTCGAAGGCTTTAGCGATGAGGGCAACATTGGCGACTATGGCAAAGAAAATTAGTTAGTTCAGTTCGGTTCAGATTCTAAATTGGTGGGGGAAAAGGTATACTGATTC
It contains:
- the LOC123907246 gene encoding protein ALP1-like codes for the protein MESRKLAALLSSLVSQLLLILLLIFPPNSLHPNSFHSNSTDSTTFSLIHHFLFSQQTAVTTTLSRKRKRPKHHHRLIPNPDWFPNTFLMTSSTFEWLTNLLEPLLECRDPSYLFPLNLSAGVRLGIGLFRLANGSDYTQISNQFNVPVSAAKFCVKQLCRVLCTNFRFWISFPNGNEELKSVAQNFESLSGLPNCSGVVFCSRFEISSSSPSSQQHQQKQSTIAAQIVVDSTCRILSIAAGFFGHRTDSTILKGSSLFNDIEEGNLLNDSSVKGVNQYLIGDSEYPLLPWLMVPFADNVTVSGSVEENFNAAHELMRIPAFKTDASLRKWGVLSRPVCEEIKMAVAYIGACSILHNSLLMREDFSALVSDFEHERKSVNPFVLEDDPLKTSKALAMRATLATMAKKIS